TAGATTAGTGAAATAGTCTTTTactgaaaagttttttttttaattttctaatgaacttttaattttaaaatcaaatgaaCCCTGTAAAGGaagaaatcgattttttttattcgataaataaattaataaaccaaACTTCACCATCGAGTGTTGGACTGGTACATGTGAGTACGATATAGAATACTCCCCTGCTGGAGCATTCATTAAAAACTACttggaaaattattaaaattggtagaaaactacTACAAAACTCAATTAAACACCCAAGTGAACTGAAGCTTGGATTTACCTatgcaaaaatattgaaatactCGTCAACATCTCCTTGAAAAGGCGTACAAAACTaaagaaatattgtttttttttcttcaaaaagttCGTTCGATTGCATTCACttgtaaattataataaaatttcacGTTAAAACAAATACTAGTTGCTTTTGTAGCAGGAagaattgaaacaaaacaaaaaaacacactcaagaaaaaaacaaaaaaataaaacaaaaaatgctcaaATTACCTTCGCCGTATTGTGAACTACCGGAGCGAAGTACTAGCCGTCTGGCAGCGGCCCTAGAGTGTTACACATCAAAGACGGgtagaatttttaattacgGTTTTTTAGCCATTGCTTCCTTTCCAAATGCTTTCTTTTTCGTACGAACAGACGAACAGCGAGTATCCTTTCGCGCCGTTCCGATGCACCGTATCGCCCGGCATTTTCAGGGTGGTACGGCATCACCGAGGTGGTACGGGACGTTGTTCGGCGGTAGCATTCCTTGGAGAAGGCCTATCATGCGGTATCATAAGCCGTTGCATGATTAGAATGCCGCTTTACATCACGCTCGATGCACATAAATGGTTTTGCCAAGTCTGGTACCACCACTTGTGAATGTGAAGTGGACTAGAGGGGGGAATATTACGCCACAGTGCGATCGCTCATTACTGTCTTTTGAATAAAGATGTGCACAAGATACGGCACTCTAAGTAAAAGTCCTTGACGCAATGATACTGCCTGCGGTGAAATGATACTATCGGGCGCGCTGTCGATGAAAATTTTGCGCCAAAGAAGAAAGGAGGCCCGTTAATGGAGTTTCTATTTTGGTGTTGTGGGCGCATCGTTAAAAAATTGAACGTCACTTGGAAAGTGgaacttaatttattttctttttcctaacCGATTTTGTGTTTAACGTTTTCTTTGGACTTTTATTAACGTTTTTGTTTGGGAATTATTTTTGGGGTAAAAACTCgtgcaaattgttttttaaaaaccaaacacagataaaacaactttttctaATCGATCCAGAAGGTCTTTTGTCGAAGAATGTTACAAAACAGATGCGAATACTCGCTGTAGGTTGAGTTTATGGACATCATATACCAGGTAATGTTTGCACAAATATGTTCACCGAGACGCATTTGGCTTCTGTCCCCCCCGGGGAGAGGAAAACCATTTTATCGGATGATGTGCGCGACAACGATGACAGACGACGTTGACGTACTTCAGCCATCAGGAGGACCATGCGCCATGATGCGACGACATATCAGTGTTTGACCATGCAAATGAAGTCATTTGTAAAGTGTTTGAGCATTCTCTGTCTCTATATCCCGCTACACGACACCTTTCCCGGTTTTATATCGCAAACCGTTACAAATGACGCTGACGGTCGCCACATTTTGCAGTACGCCGACTGGTGTTAAAAGCCCTTGTACCCCAATAGGCAAAAGGACGatgaacttgttgcaaaacgaTTGAATGTGCTGAGACTGGCTAAACGTGGCAGAAGTacgtactgctgctgttgtgctaAACGAAGAACACTTTGAATGTGTGTAGTCTACGCAAATATAGTCGAAAGTGGATCTTGAGATTGATTCGAGTCCGGGGCGGTTATCGTTGTCGGTCGGCATGTTGGTAAAGTGCCGGGGGAAGCGTTGTCAGCTTTGAAACAAATGTGCCAAACACTCACCCCCACCCCCTGGGCACGTTGGTGAGTAATTGGAAAGCTTTCATTTATGTGGTTATGTGGATTGATGTGGAATGGTACATCCGTTTGGTTTTCTATTGGCGGGAAAATCTGTCAGCTAGACcagggatgagcaaccttttagagcttcgggccacattcaaaagcaaaaactggttggcgggccacattgcaggatgtattgatataataatgaatgtagTAAAGCTGCTTTTATCCGGACTTTTTCGGACTAGAtgcattgttgtatttttttaaaatgaattaggattaaaaatcttttttttttagttttgcgtGTTGCATTAACCGGGtaatttgcacttttaattcttaataacatttgctataaaatttgcttcgcgggccgcataaaaccacttcgagggccgcatgcggcccgcgggccgcaGGTTGCTCATGCCTGAGCTAGACGATTGTTAGACGCATGGGAATATTTCGTGAGGCGTTGATGTGCAACAAATTATGGTTCAgagatttttgtttagttttgtgtgaaattttcTACAGAGATATAGTTGtcataaaatgaaatgctctaaaccaaataataataattaggGATCATAACTTCTGTAATAGTCagataattttgtttgaaattatttatcgaCGCATTTTACAATCAAAACCATTACTTGCATTATGGTCTTTGGTCCAAAAAAACGGTCTTTACGAACAGTTCTCCACAGTTTTAGagttcaattttccaaaataagtTTCAAGTAGATCTTGACAGAGTTGCATGCTTTCTGGTAGATTTTGACGAGTTTTTCAGAATCGAGATTCCAGTACCAGAAATACGTCTATATTGTGCTCATGTACATTGCTAGcaataacactcaaaataaTTAGCATCATGACATTAAATTTATTCCtggaatttgttttccattctagTGACAATTTTCCACATGTTTTAAAGTAGTTCATATCGAGTTTTGCAGTTATTTTTGTACGAGAGCATCCGTGAAGGATTACAGGGGTTATTATTGAGTTTTGTAACAGTTCGAGTATAAGTTATCAAGTAGATTTTGACGAGTTTCGGAACGTATTTCAACAGCAAAAATTATTGATGTTAGGGATCCTTCCACTACTACGTAATGATGTTAAGGGACAGAAGGAATTCCCACCAATcaccaaacaaccaaaacaagatAGAAATTATTATGTGCAGTATTGTCtctaaaaaaagagaaacaactGTTAACATGTTTCAGTGCTGAGGACTTACAACCAATGTTCTAAAGTACTCTTTTGACGATCTTTCGCTAGTCTTTTCAGTAATTGACGCTCacagaaaaggaaatgttCTTTAATTTGTGACACGTGATGATCGGGGAAATTCTATGTAACAGGAAATTGATAGATAGATATCATGTATAAAAAGAAAGAGCTAGCAATCAATAATCGACCAAAAATAAtaagataatttaataaaaatctcGCTATGAACTTCTATATGCCGTCAAAGGTTTTGTGCACAACATACAATTTTCCATAGAGGTTTTAAGACCACGAAACTCCACCAGGAACGATGTTTAATAAATAACACGAATCTTCTTCAGCACTTTTTGGAAACTGTTAACACCCAAAATAACGATCGTGGAAGAGCATAAGAACATACGTACCTTGAAAAAACTTGACACTATTGAGCTGGGCCAGAAACATGACTCAAATGTGCAAATGGCATTAGTTAATTTTGACCTTGTAAGTCTTCCTCCTTACCACCCCAAACTGCATATATTGTTGAACAAATACGGAAACTCTTCTACACCTGTTCTCCTGTTACAGACACACTAATCAATTTTCGAACGTGTCTGACCCGCTAGAAGACGGTGTCATGAACATGACCGTATTCTTCTAGAGTTTCTTAACACTGTTCCGAGTTACGCTTGGTTTGTGTTACATTAAACGCTGTTGGGTTTTTACACGAATGTACGTATAagctgtttatttgtttttgtgagCAGAGTTAAACAGCTCAAATTTCATGCAGAAGAATCAAATCATTCATCAACTGCAGCGTGTTGAATCCAGACGGTGAAACTGTGTGACATTTACTATATTCGTCATGTTATGCTATTAGTTGTAAAACATATCAAGAGTTGGAATTTACACTTCGAATAAGTTTAAACATGTGATAATGAACGATAATAAATAGAAAGCATTATTATTGTGCCACTAATTATAGAACATATGAATTGTAGATGAGGACTCTTCATGAAGAATTTATTGATTGGATGGTTTGGTGTCATTCTTATTGTGTCATTCTTAGGTCCTCCTAGCCCTGTTTTGTCATTTCACACACTTCTATAGCCTTCTATAGCTTTCTAtagccttagattttttttgggaaatttagtaaATGGATTTATAAAtggatgtattttaatgcgaatttgttgaaataagtttcttttcactcaaataatgctttaaataaaaaataaataaaaaataatacaaaattaaagaaaaatctataaatttgaaaatctcttaAGGcaatccttctttttttgagtaatttaactaaaactataaattgatgtattttaatgcgaatttgttgaaataggtttcctttcactcaaataaagctttaaataaaaataaataaaaaataataaaaaaaataaaaaaatttctgaatatttgaaaatttcctaaggctgtagccttagcttttttcagggaaatttagaaaaaaaattaaattgatttattttaatgcgaatatgttgaaataagtttcttttcactgaaataatggtttaaataaaaaattataataaaaaataagttttttaaagttttttttttaaatggagtAACATAACAATAACGAATTTAAGTCTTGTAGCTAAAACGTGCTAGCAATATAGAGAGTAATTGGTTTCtcctttttctctcatttGCAGATCAATAAAAATGAAGGATGTTTACACGCACGAGCAGCCGCATTGAGCAACATGATACCAAGGTTGCATTTCATACACCAAAACACATCTTCAGCTCTTCGATCGAAGGCGCCCGATTGGGTGGTGCCGCAAGCAACGCACTGAAACAAGTCAATTCTCTAAGCGCTTGGAGCTTagaagtggaaaatatttcgatGATCGACGACGAAATGCAGGTGATCGATACGATCGATCAGAGCTACTGGAATGGAAAGTTTGTACCACCTCCACCGAGACCACCATTTCTAGAGGAATCCATTGCACCGGACGGTTTGACCACCTGTGACCTGTGTTCATGGGCTTGGCAGGACAAGGGTACACTATCACTGGATGGGGCGATAAGTATGTCTAGTAGGAAGAAACGAATGCGTGTAGTGAAACTatcaatttaatgtttttatttcttatttttatttatttcttagaGGAAATTTTCTCATCTTCAGACACGAAGGAATTTAATTGGACGTTTGCGCTGATAGTAGTTTCGCTAACATCGGCTTTTCTCGGTGCCATAATAATGATAGTATTTCTTAGATGTAAAAGGTAAGATCGAATGCCCGTATGACACTTTAAGTGCTTACTAACcagatgaaaatgttttccagaATTCGAACGAACCAGCATGGACTTCGCACATTGTGTTTCGATTCCAGTAGTACAAAGGATACCAGTGGGTTGAATTTCGATAATCAAACATCGAAAAACTCAACCAATGGGTCATGTAGCCCTCGTAGTACAAATTCCGGCCTGTGGACATGGTTTAGCAGTCGCAAGAATCTTTCGACGCCGGATCAGCTGGTAAACTCCCACACGCTGCCAGTGGAGAACCATTACACGCACATGGATGACAATAATTACAATCCGGTGCAGATCGATGAAGCGTCCTACGCGGAAGTGGGAAACGAAATAGGTCCCTCAGAAACTACCTCCTATAAATCAGGCTCCGTACAACATGTGAGTAAGTTTGCTTTGCGTTGGAGTGCAATTTTGTTGCTGATTATTGTTAAGACAacgttgttgttgtaaattgtaaagaaaaacaaaaatcaaacgaatTCAAAACACAGTTTAAAGACAGACACTTTCTTTCAGGGTACAGACAACGACATTCTAATAATGAATTGCCCACTGCCAGCAATACCGACCGGCTCCCATAGCGCTAGCGGCGGCGGTGCTAGTGGATCCGGCAGTGCGTACTATTCCGGTTTGCTCAACAATGCCAACATGGCTGGCGGTGAGGATGAAGATGAGCGTCCGTACGAGATTGTCGATTTAAAGGAGATGTCATCGCCCCACAAAAATCATAACGTCCAAAGCCACTTCTTGAATGAAACGAACAACTTGCTGACGATCGAGAAACATTCCGAAACGCTACCGGAAGGGACGATCAGTGCATCAGACTATGTTTGATAGCTATAGGGGTTGTCAACTGTTTTACAGCAGCTTTTGGGTACAAACTGACACAAGAAACATTCCAATCTGAAATGAAAAAGAGTTCATGATCAACACATAAAGGCtttgaaaagtttgaaaacgTTTGAAATGTCTGAAGTGTGTCTATGCAATTGTATTTATTGAATCATTTTCGACCAACAATCCAAATACTCATTTCAAGCTAGgtgaaatactttttttgcaaatgcagTTTACTCATAACGTTTTAGTAGTAAGATAATTCTGATTACATTCTAACGTTTAATGGTACATTTAATGAAATCTTCGATTGCGCTAGAACCTTTTACGCCAACAAGAGTAACGAGTCATTTAACGTAGTGAAGTGAACAAATTAGTGTCTATCACTTAACATTACATTTCATACGGTAGTGCGATAGATCGCGATAGATTACAATTTATCAAAACCAGACTGTCCACGTTTTATGTGTGCCCGTGTGCCTATtagtaagtgtgtgtttttgtatgtgtgtttcatCCCCAGAAGTAGCCTTAGTCGTACAGTACGTGAGCGATTGATCAACGATAACCAGTGTAGCGCAAAATTAcgcaacaagcaaacaaacaaaaaaattgaatttattcaaataaatatcaaaataaCATTAGCAAAGTGAAACACCTTCCCTGCCCGAAACGTACCTTTAGCTTGTAAACagagggaggttttttttctcttgtacaAGAACTAGTCGTAAGTGTTAGTGCAGTGTGGGTTTTGGGCCATTGGAAGTCAAAATTCGTACAATTTTACAACAGCAATTTGCATGGGAGCATTTAATTAATACACGGTAAAGTTGAACACACTAACGTAGAAAACCCCATTTATGCAATTTAGCAGAAATAATACAGTTTCATGTAAAAGACGATTTAGCGCCATAGTGGAAGGACTTTTGTAAACAGTTTTATCAAACACGGCATCAAGTTTTGATGCGAAATTTACACCGAAAATAAATACTCCTGAGAGGTTCTTTTAACGGAtgggtttaaattatttcagtGAATATGCTTGTGGCTGAATATCGGTAGTAAATCTCACAACTACCAGTGAGCTTTAAATATGTCAACTGAATCAGCTTGGAATCAGCTTGAAACCAAATGGATGTTGACACCACTAGCGGATTTGTTATCAAATCCTGACCTTCGCAGGAGTGACGTACAGATTGTGGTTGAAGTTGTCCAACACTCTATCTATATCTTGAGTCAAAGATCAGCACAGACAACAACATTGATGTTAAGTTACGCGCTAGAGTGGTGGCTGTCTAGCGGTCTTTCTACAGTCTGAGGAAATTTTTCCAGCTCAAAACACCTGCCACGATGATGGAAGCTCGGATTATGTAGAGCTGATATAGCTCCAGCTCTCTCATAAGCCTCCGAGACAAGAGCAAATGAACTGAATGAACTCACTATCGTAAAACGAATTAGACTCGCCAGGCTCTGGTAGGCTGAAGTATTGTCGGTTGACCCCATAAAGTCTTTTTGATTctgatttgattttgattgaaaGACTGTTGACAAGATCCCATAAAGGTTGATCTGTTGTACCAtactgattttatttttccatccattccaTTTCATCTTAATTTTGGCCTATTCTCtgtcttctctttttttcgtattAATTATCACAGAAGTTTTTTGTGCATCGaatcatattttattcaatatggtttttaaaattttattttttattgttcaacttttatcaaattttcagCCAACAGATCGAACCATCATTTTGGTGCTCTTCAGGGAGTAAAAATATCCTCGAAAATTGTACCAGGTAATACCACCTCGTATGGTGAGTTTTCCTTGCAAATATTCACCATTCAAATGACTACatgaaagaaaaggaagaaagaactAATATGTAGTAAATATTACGCTACTAGAATATTTTGTATTGCTGATCCAGTACCTCTCATAACATCGATGGAACCACCACGCACCATCATACGATTTGGCacagttggaaaaaaattcatcATTGTCCTGATCGTATGTTGAAAATGTTGTGTTCCCGTGAGTGGTAAATGAGTCACCTGCCGTACCAGTGTATTTGCCAACCGATTGTATGACGTATTTTTCGCCTTCATCTCCGATCTTAAAGTTAGCGTAATGTGCATACGCAATCACACCGTCGAAGTCTTCCAGCACAACGAGCAGTTCGTGTTGATGGGGTTTCAAGATTGCATGCAGCTTATCCAATCCTAACCAGTGTTCGCCATGTAGATCACCAAACCCATCCTTATACTCGGTCCAGTTACGATAGAAATTGACCGAACCATTGAAccgtcgctggaaaacgatccAGTTACCTCCGAATTCGTGATTGTTCGTCCAATCACGTGATACTTCAAACGTTCTGTTGCTGGAAGCATCTGGTCTAATCAAATACACTCCCGTATCCTCTGGTCGTCGTTCTAGCTTGTGCTCTAAATTGATCATCCCATGTGTAGTTAACGTCGAAAATTGACTTAATTGTTCCGAAATGTGTCCTAAAGCTCTGTTTGTCGCATTAAACATTTCggtcgtttcgtttttcatttgaCTTATACTTTGACGGCATGaacttttcgtttcatttagtGCAAGAAATACACTGCTGAAATCACGCTTTACTTCGTCTACACGATCGTTGAACACTTTTGTTGTATTACTCAAGATTCGTGATAAATGTTCAATTCGCTCTAGTATTCGTGATTCGGTTCTAGCCGTGGCTTCATCCAAAAGATAAGGTGGATTGTCAGGAGGATAGTGAGTTACCACCACTCCAACACACAAGGTAAGTAACACAATGCTCCAGTAAGTCATTTCGCGCAGAATCCGCAGAATTTCAGCACAGAATCCGTCGATCGCTATCGTACAATGCACAGTACCACACTAAACTGTGGTTCGGAAGTGATGCAGCTACTTATAAAGACCGTTCTACGAAGCGTGATTTGTTCTTTGATTATCACGACGAATACATTTATCATATATTTGGGAAGTACCCTTAACCAAGATAAAGAATTAAAATTCTTTGCATACATGCTTTCTGTGTGACCTTGACAAAATGACGATAGCGAAACATTATCAACATGTGTGGCTAAATATAGCTGAGTTCATGACACATAATTATGTAGGCGACGCGTGTTCATTAGTTTAAagtacaaaactttttattaatgaCGACTCGTTGCTTACAGTTGAGTTGCTCGATACAAACTAAACTTTAATTCTAAGCTAAACCTACTTGTTGTGCCTAACCGATGGTGTTTGGTGCAGCGTGGCTTGATGGTGTCGGATGGCGAACGGGGTCCAGAACTGCTGAGTTGTCGTCTGGTCCGGTCTGGACGACAACCGTGGGAAATGTTGCACTGTTCTAGGTGTCGTATGACGGTCGCTTGTCATAGGCACATAACTTCTCCGGGGGGTGAAAAAAGCGTGTCCTCATGCGTCTAATCTGTCCACGAGAGTAGCTTCACTGCGATGGTTGCGTGGCTCGTTCTGTAGGCGGGATTTTCTTTTACCGATTTGATTTACTATTGCTGATACTAGGTGACTTAGATAGCAATAGGCAATTATGATCAAAATTAAAGATACTGCAAAGCTAAGTCCGATTCCGCTTAACAGACTCCAATTCCATGTTATATTCTTGTACTGTTGTAGGTAAATGTGTTCGATATGATTGCGATTCGTTAATGTTCTATTGTCTAGGGACGCCAAAGGAGTTTCTACGATTTTTCGATGAATTGCGGTGTTGAATGTTGTTCCTGACACTGAAGGGCTCTTTACATGGATTTCCTTTGATGTGAATGTTTGGTTTTCGAACTGAATGGTACAGTTAGAAAATGTAAGTAGGAAATTTCCTCTCAGTATTCTGTCATTTGGGCCACAATCGGTTTTGATTAGCTGTCCATTTGCATTCTCGATAAGTAAGAGATTATCCGCTATGAGTTTGGCTGTGATTGTGTAATCTTGTACTACAATACaattactttcttttcccatcactagagGGAATATGCAATTGTCGATAAATTCCATTGTATAGGAATACCTTTGAACGTATTCTTCCGGTTTCGTTGTTGTGTAGAGTatctttttgtgttgtagCAGATATCTTGGATGATGTCTGATTACGGAATTATTATGGTTTATCGCAATTATTTCAATGATTTTTGATTCGACTTCTTGTAACTGAGGAACTTTGAGTATGTATAgcagtttttctttgctgacTGCTATTTTGGGTGTCACGTAGGTTAAAGCTTCTTCAGGGATATCTGTTTCTACTCCTTGGTCTTCTAAAAGACGTTTGATGATGGCGTATTCACGTGGCGACaaaattttgctgtttgtaaCAGACATTTTGGATAACAGTATCGCATCTTTGATATCTTCTAGTATCTTATTGATGGTGTCTATATTGATCATTGTCGTCAGCATATCAAGTTCGGTAAGGAGTACATCATTTTTAACTTCGATTATCTGCTTCACTTCATTGGTGAGGATT
The DNA window shown above is from Anopheles funestus chromosome 3RL, idAnoFuneDA-416_04, whole genome shotgun sequence and carries:
- the LOC125770869 gene encoding uncharacterized protein LOC125770869, with the protein product MFTRTSSRIEQHDTKVAFHTPKHIFSSSIEGARLGGAASNALKQVNSLSAWSLEVENISMIDDEMQVIDTIDQSYWNGKFVPPPPRPPFLEESIAPDGLTTCDLCSWAWQDKGTLSLDGAIKEIFSSSDTKEFNWTFALIVVSLTSAFLGAIIMIVFLRCKRIRTNQHGLRTLCFDSSSTKDTSGLNFDNQTSKNSTNGSCSPRSTNSGLWTWFSSRKNLSTPDQLVNSHTLPVENHYTHMDDNNYNPVQIDEASYAEVGNEIGPSETTSYKSGSVQHGTDNDILIMNCPLPAIPTGSHSASGGGASGSGSAYYSGLLNNANMAGGEDEDERPYEIVDLKEMSSPHKNHNVQSHFLNETNNLLTIEKHSETLPEGTISASDYV
- the LOC125770870 gene encoding microfibril-associated glycoprotein 4-like, whose amino-acid sequence is MTYWSIVLLTLCVGVVVTHYPPDNPPYLLDEATARTESRILERIEHLSRILSNTTKVFNDRVDEVKRDFSSVFLALNETKSSCRQSISQMKNETTEMFNATNRALGHISEQLSQFSTLTTHGMINLEHKLERRPEDTGVYLIRPDASSNRTFEVSRDWTNNHEFGGNWIVFQRRFNGSVNFYRNWTEYKDGFGDLHGEHWLGLDKLHAILKPHQHELLVVLEDFDGVIAYAHYANFKIGDEGEKYVIQSVGKYTGTAGDSFTTHGNTTFSTYDQDNDEFFSNCAKSYDGAWWFHRCYERYWISNTKYSSSVIFTTY